From Streptomyces sp. 6-11-2, one genomic window encodes:
- a CDS encoding IS481 family transposase has product MSHRNARLTVHGRRLLVERVRSGRPVAHVAAEMGVSRPTAHKWIRRWRSEGESGLLDRSSRPRRTPHRTAATTEAAVCRLRRDRKLGPARIGPILGMPASTVHRILTRHGLNRLAFLDRPTGQVIRRYERDRPGELLHVDVKKLGRIPDGGGHRVLGRQAGRTTRNSMGYDYVHSAVDDHSRLAYSEIHPDEKAATCAAFLTRAAAFFHAHGMTRIERVLTDNAWPYRKSFAWRQALADLGAAGKHTRVYRPQTNGKVERFNRTLLDEWAYLRPYTSNRERTEALADFLHTYNHHRCHTALGGHPPISRVNNAPGQYS; this is encoded by the coding sequence GTGTCCCACCGTAATGCCCGGCTGACTGTTCACGGCAGGCGGCTGCTCGTCGAACGTGTCCGTTCCGGCCGTCCTGTCGCCCACGTCGCTGCGGAGATGGGTGTCTCCCGCCCCACCGCCCACAAGTGGATCCGGCGCTGGCGGTCCGAGGGCGAGAGCGGACTCCTCGACCGCTCCAGTCGTCCCCGCAGGACACCACACCGGACCGCAGCCACCACCGAGGCGGCCGTCTGCAGGCTGCGGCGGGATCGCAAGCTGGGCCCGGCACGCATCGGACCGATCCTGGGCATGCCCGCCTCCACCGTGCACCGCATCCTGACCCGGCACGGCCTGAACCGACTCGCCTTCCTGGACCGGCCCACCGGCCAGGTCATCCGCCGCTATGAACGCGACCGACCCGGCGAGCTGCTCCATGTCGACGTCAAGAAACTCGGCCGAATCCCCGACGGCGGCGGTCACAGGGTGCTGGGCCGCCAGGCCGGCCGCACCACCCGCAACAGCATGGGCTACGACTACGTCCACTCCGCCGTCGACGACCACAGCCGCCTGGCCTACAGCGAGATCCACCCGGACGAAAAGGCCGCCACCTGCGCCGCCTTCCTCACCCGCGCAGCCGCGTTCTTCCACGCCCACGGCATGACCCGCATCGAACGGGTTCTGACCGACAACGCTTGGCCCTACCGCAAGAGCTTCGCCTGGCGACAGGCACTTGCCGACCTGGGCGCGGCCGGCAAACACACACGCGTCTACCGGCCGCAGACCAACGGCAAGGTCGAACGCTTCAACCGCACCCTGCTCGACGAATGGGCCTACCTGCGGCCCTACACCAGCAACCGCGAGCGAACCGAAGCCCTGGCAGACTTCCTCCACACCTACAACCACCACCGCTGCCACACCGCACTCGGCGGCCACCCACCGATCAGCCGCGTCAACAACGCTCCGGGTCAATACAGCTAG
- a CDS encoding histidinol-phosphate transaminase produces MADNVTSLFRSTAAHSPSMAALTREGGDGAGPVDFCIPCNPYFPTPAMFQDMAARLREIVTYYPSSADTITAELCSLLQLPPQCVAMGNGSTELITWIDHLLVRESLAVPVPTFGRWTDQPMETGKRVDMFPLQESNGFALDPAQYVEFIRARGTRVAVVCNPNNPDGGFVPKHALVQFMDALADLDLVVIDESFLEFSDAEAEPSVVQEAMLRPNVVVLRSLGKNFGLHGIRFGYLVANPALAGKVRSMLPKWNLNSFAEHVVFMLKEHGAEYRQSLQQVRRDRLEMAAHLSALPGLTVYPSQGNFLFVRLPVGAEGTVVRDRLLTEHRILVRECGNKIGSSSRFLRLVVRPEVDVRRLVSALEQVLYGSGRGAAAPEPGHGTNYSSGTAAVDRLVSETNGGGLRMPAAVPGTAAAPGIPAPAAGTAMPLPLTASAAPAPQQVTPGTPLPAATAQPPAPAPAPIHPLAPAAQQVPAPAAAPAPAPVPAPAPGPTPPGVPARGGLTAAQVRGMTAPPPGAPGLTPAPATGWPSPQNWPNAAGMGQAG; encoded by the coding sequence ATGGCCGACAACGTCACCTCGCTGTTCCGCAGCACCGCGGCGCACAGCCCGTCGATGGCGGCGCTGACGCGGGAGGGCGGCGACGGGGCCGGGCCGGTGGACTTCTGCATTCCGTGCAACCCCTACTTCCCCACGCCCGCCATGTTCCAGGACATGGCGGCACGGCTGCGCGAGATCGTCACGTACTACCCGTCCAGCGCCGACACGATCACCGCCGAGCTGTGCAGCCTGCTCCAACTGCCGCCCCAGTGCGTGGCGATGGGCAACGGCTCCACCGAGCTGATCACCTGGATCGACCACCTGCTCGTGCGTGAGTCCCTGGCCGTCCCCGTCCCCACCTTCGGCCGCTGGACCGACCAGCCCATGGAGACCGGCAAGCGGGTCGACATGTTCCCGCTCCAGGAGTCCAACGGCTTCGCCCTGGACCCGGCGCAGTACGTGGAGTTCATCCGGGCGCGGGGGACCAGGGTCGCCGTGGTCTGCAACCCCAACAACCCCGACGGCGGCTTCGTGCCCAAGCACGCGCTGGTGCAGTTCATGGACGCCCTGGCCGATCTGGACCTGGTGGTGATCGACGAGTCGTTCCTGGAGTTCTCCGACGCCGAGGCCGAGCCGAGCGTGGTGCAGGAGGCGATGCTGCGCCCGAACGTGGTCGTGCTGCGCAGCCTGGGCAAGAACTTCGGCCTGCACGGCATCCGCTTCGGGTATCTGGTCGCCAATCCGGCGCTGGCGGGCAAGGTCCGTTCGATGCTGCCGAAGTGGAACCTCAACTCCTTCGCCGAGCACGTGGTGTTCATGCTCAAGGAGCACGGCGCGGAGTACCGGCAGAGCCTTCAGCAGGTGCGCCGCGACCGGCTGGAGATGGCCGCCCACCTCTCGGCGCTGCCCGGCCTGACGGTCTACCCGTCCCAGGGCAACTTCCTCTTCGTCCGCCTTCCCGTGGGTGCCGAGGGCACCGTGGTCCGGGACCGGCTGCTCACCGAGCACCGGATCCTGGTCCGCGAGTGCGGCAACAAGATCGGCTCCTCCAGCCGCTTCCTGCGGCTCGTGGTGCGCCCCGAGGTGGACGTTCGTCGTCTCGTCTCCGCCTTGGAACAGGTGCTCTACGGGAGCGGGAGGGGAGCGGCCGCACCCGAGCCGGGTCATGGGACCAACTACAGCTCGGGTACGGCCGCGGTGGACCGGCTGGTGAGCGAGACCAACGGGGGCGGGCTGCGGATGCCGGCCGCCGTTCCCGGGACAGCCGCCGCCCCGGGGATACCCGCCCCGGCCGCCGGCACCGCGATGCCGCTCCCCCTCACGGCGTCGGCGGCCCCCGCCCCGCAGCAGGTCACCCCCGGCACCCCCCTGCCGGCGGCCACCGCCCAGCCGCCGGCCCCCGCACCGGCCCCGATACACCCCCTGGCACCGGCGGCACAACAGGTCCCGGCTCCCGCCGCCGCTCCCGCCCCGGCACCCGTACCGGCGCCCGCTCCCGGGCCGACCCCGCCGGGCGTCCCCGCCCGCGGCGGCCTCACCGCCGCCCAGGTGCGCGGCATGACCGCCCCGCCCCCCGGCGCCCCCGGCCTGACCCCGGCCCCGGCGACCGGCTGGCCCAGCCCCCAGAACTGGCCGAACGCGGCAGGCATGGGACAGGCGGGCTAG